The DNA sequence GAGTCTGTAGCGTGAGCATGCTGCTCATACACTTGATCGGGGTCAATCTCAGCGTGGTCATATTCAGCGACAGTGTCTCCAACATCAGCTGCGGGCTCGTGTTCGCCATGCTTTTCTGCGTCATCTTCACCGTCATTCTCCCAGGTTatctcatcttcgtcatctttggATGCTGGCTCTGGCACCTCGGAGCTACCAACGGGTGCTTCTGCTGAAAGAAGGCTAGCAGGCTCTGCTGTGGTGGTACTGGCGATATttcctgcagcagccatgtcGTCATTTGAGTGACCCTCCTGCACGCCACTGTTTGCATCGCCCGGCTTCTTGAGAAAATCTTGTGTAACTGTagcatcttcgtcctcgtaATCAATCTCATCTACGGCGTGCTCTGCCTCAGCAACAACTATGTCGCCAGTAATTGCGTTTCCATCAGTCTCATGGAAGtcttttgcttgctctgTTTCCGGAGCAGTATCTTTATCTTGGTGCGACTCTTTAACAGCATCCTCAGCATGTTCATAGTCCATGTCGCCCTGCGGGTGGCTCACTTCCGAATGCTGAAAATTCTCTCCGGCTTGTCCAACTTCGGTGTATGTCGAATTGGCGCCTTCCATATCTTGGACTGGATGCACACGTTCTGGCGCACCTGAAGTGTGCTCATCTTGGTGAGATGAAGACTGTTCGTGGCTGTGGTCTTCCGTTGTGTCGATATCGTAGTCGATCAGATCCTCGTCCGCATGCTCGTCAAACTTCATTGGCGGCGCCAAGTCGACATCCATATCGAGTTCTGCCATGGTTTGCCACGGCCTCAAAAGTATATCAATAGTCGACTAGACAGATTGTGAGGGTTCTGTCACGAGTGCTTCGGTCGAGGTGGTTCTGCAAGCAGATATATGCTTCTCTGTTATGCAATGACACCAAATATGGATCTCGGAAGCTCTGGGATAGAAGCAGGAGGCGTTGCGCAGGGGCGAGAAGTGGATTGGCCGTGTTACGCCACTCACGATATAGTGTTTGCCGGCTGTTTGTTGCGAGCGTGAGAGCAACACATTGATATTCAGGGGAAAGGGACAGGGAGAATAGAATCAGGCGACACGAGAAACGCGTCGTACGGAACCTGGACAGGAGAGGATGGCCCGTATTCGCGGCGGCGTGGAGGGCTGGAATAATGATGAAGCTTCACGGCTGAGGCTAGAATGAATGCGACGACATTCTTTCAGCGAAAACAGCGAGCTTTGAGACCAGCTGGCCCACACGTGAGAAGAGCTGCCTAAATCAGGCTTAGTGTGCTGTGATTAGCCAAGAGCAGAAACGGGGCGAGTAGCCGTGCGGGAGGTCTGCAGTACCTGGCTTTTGATGGCAGATGTCGAGGATCCATAGGTTCTGAGTACTTGGCAGAGAGCGTTCAAGTACTGAGTACTCTATGATTTACCATGCTCAATGAGAATTACACGTCAGCCGATTCAATAAGCTTGTAGCGTCTACTTCAGCCCCTCGGCCctctcagcagcagagcccCTCCACCGAAGCCAACCACGTGACGCCGCTTTTCTGGGCCAGAGCAGTAGCCTCGTCACTGAAGCAGCTCCTGAGTTAGACGTGGCTCAATTGAACCTCTGGCCGACGCTGACCATCCCACCAAAGCCTCACTTCCACGGCATTTCAGCGCCTTCTACTGCCAAAATGGTGCGCACACAGCTCCAGAACGATGCGTGCAGTGTCATTGACCGCTAACCGTCCACCAGGTTGTCCTTGCGGCCTCAGTTTGCACCCGAGGCGGGAAAGCTGTCCTCTCCAGGCAGTTTCGAGAGATGCCCAGATCCCGCATCGAGGCTCTCCTTGCATCGTTCCCCAAGCTCGCCGACAGCGGCACGCAGCACACCATCGTCGAGCAGGACAATGTGCGATTCGTCTACCAGCCTCTCGACGAGCTCTACATGgtgctcatcaccaaccgcCAGTCCAACATCCTCCAAGACATCGATTCGCTACACCTGTTTGCCCAGGTGGTGACGAGCACCTGCAGGACTCTGGACGAGAGAGAAATTGTCCGAAATGCCTACGAGCTTCTCAGCGCATTCGACGAGCTGGTTACTCTTGGCTACCGAGAGAACTTGACCATCAGCCAGATCAGGACCTtcctggagatggagagtcACGAAGAGCGCATCCAAGAGATCATTGCACGGGTATGGGCCCTACTCTGTTTTCGCCATAGCAGGCCGAAATACTTACATGGGTCGATATAGAATAAAGAGCTCGAGGCCACGGAAGAGCGGAAACGCAAGGCGAAGCAATTGGAGATGCAGCGCAAGGAGTCGGCGAGAAGTGGTCGCCCCGCCGCGCCACGAACACCCGCCTATCCTACATATACTCCTCCCTCCCAACCAAGTGCCAGCGCCTTTGACTCATACGAAGCcgagaagaacaagacatTTAACAAGTGCGCACCGCTGGCCTGCTCCGTTTGCTCTGCGAAAATGCTAATTGGTTCGACAGGCCGTCTATGCTCAAGGCGAAGGGTATGCAGCTCGGCAAGAAGTCAAAGAACACCGACATTTTCGAAAAGGTCCGAGGCGATCTTGGCGCCGGAGCCGACGATGCTCCTCTCATCACCCCTACACCTGCGGCGGCCGCTGAGCCAGAGGCACGCATGTCATCCACGCTGGACCGGGACGCTATTCACGTCACAATTTCCGAGACGATAAGTGCCAAGCTCTCAAGAGAGGGCGCAGTCAACTCGATTTCAGTCAACGGTGACCTTACGCTGCGAGTTTCGGACCCAAGCCTAACCAAACTCAAGCTCGGCCTGCATGCTGTCCCATCGCATGGCGCCCAGTTCCGCCCTCACCCGAACGTGGACCGCAACCTCTTCAACAACTCCAAGGTTCTGCAAATGAGCAACGCCGCTCGAGGATTCCCCATCAACCAAGGCGTTGGACTGCTGCGATGGAGAGCTTCGCCAAAGGCAGACGACGCAAGCGCATGCCCCATTACCTTCACTGTCTGGATCAACAAGGATTCCGACAAGTACAACATCACAGTCGAATACGAATTGACAGGTGGCGATGCCCTGCGTGACGTCAGCGTCATCATTCCTTACCAGGGAAGCGAACCTATTGTCTCCAGCTTCGATGCTGCCTACGAAGTATCTGGAGACTCCTTGGAGTGGAATATCGGCTCGGTCGATGACGAGAACCCTAATGGATCATTTGAGTTTGAAGCCGAAAGCAACGATGAAAATGACTTTTTCCCCATGACTGTCCGTTTCAACAAGACAACACCGTTTGTGGACGTTGACGTAAGTTGCATATCATGCCCGACGCTGTGCTAGGCCAAACGAATCCTTGACGCTAACAAATATCTCAGGTCACATCCGTGTCTTTGCTTGACGAAAACGAGGAGGTGACATTCTCCAAAGACGTCAAGTCCGCGGCAGACAACTATTTGATTGAGTAGATGACTAGAGAGATATAATACTAGAAGCGTggattgcttttttttctttttcaaattTCTTCATGGGGATTTATAAAATGGGAGGCCTTGGCGCCTGGTGGCTCTGCTCCGCCAATGTGTAGAAGAGATAATGCTTCAAATGATGATGTGATGCGAAAAATCTATGCCAAAGGAATCTATGTGTCATTGAAGATGGATACCAGTGcgttggccaagatgaagatacAACAAGTCCTTGGTTACACCAAAAGCGACCATGCAAGGATCTTGCTTATTTTATCTCTAATTTTTTCGAAACTAAGGGATGTCCAGTATATATTCATTGCCAAGTTTTATGCGGTTTTCCGCCGAACCAGCAGGTAGGCTCAAATGCCCACTGAGAATATTTTGGCATTTGGCAGGATATAACAGCACTTCACTCATAATACCTAGCTGGGATTCAAAAATTCAGGTAAATTAATAGAGTTAAAGACAGGCTAGATATGTTTTTCACGCTTGAAACACACACAGACAATCAGTTTGCCCACTCAGCAATCATCTGGTCGAAATCCACATCATACAACCAATCCATGTCAAACGGTTCAAAGTTGCCAGCTTTGACTGCATCGGGCAGCCGCCTCTTGTTCACCTTGTCGTTGAGGTCCAATACTCTATCCACACGCGCCTGTCTTCCCAACTGCCAGTTCTTCAACGCTTTACCGATCCGCACAGCGTCTTCCTTGTCGTCTTCtgactgcttcttctgctgcacTTTGGCAACTATGCCGGCAAATGTATACACGTCTTCAAAGGCCTGGTTCACGCCTTGGCCGGCGGTTGGAGGGATCGCATGAGCCGCATCGCCGAGTATCACGACTCGGCCTCTGGCCCAGTTATCCAGCTTGGGGACAACGTAGAACGGCCACAAGTTGATACCCTTGAGTGGGATGTTGGACACGGCATTGGCCACGATGGGAGGGAAGTCGGCGCTGCCCTCGCGCAGAAAATCGACGCACCAGGTCTTGTTgttcagcagctcatcccaTCCCGCGCGGTCATACTCCTCCTGAAGACGCTTTGGCTTTCCAATAAAGACTTCTGAGCCGTCGGCGAGCTGCGGAGCAATGACAAAGGCACCGTGCTTGGGGCTCATGATTGTCACGGGCAGCGGGTAGTCGGGCTCTGCTCGGAGTTGCGCGCGAGGCACGGCGGCGGAAACGCCAATCATGTTTGTGAATTTGGGGGTGAGATCTGGGTATAGGTGTTTGCGGACGCGGGAGTGAATGCCATCGGCTCCGACGAGGAGCTTTGCGCTGGCGGTGGATCCGTCGGCAAAGGCCCAAGTGACGGAAGTGGAAGATTCAGAGACGACATGGTCAAACTTCTTCTGGAACTCGACGGGGATGCCGGCCTCGCGGACCATGGACACGAGGACGTTGATGAGCTCGTAGCGGTAGATGCGGAGAGCTTTGAAGCCGTGTCGTTCCTGGGAGCCAAAGTCGAAGTCATCAACAGGCGTGTCGTCATCGGAATGGAAGTAGAGCTTCTCGAAGTGATGGCCCAGGGGGGGCGATGTTCTTGTATACGCCTAGGGCATCGAGGACCTTGAGGGCGTTGGGCGAGAGCATGAGGGCGCCTCCGATGTCGAGAGATGCCTCGCGGGACTCGTAGATGGTGCAGGGGATGTTTTGGCGgtggagggcgagggcgagggtgAGGCCGGAGAGGCCTgcgccgatgatggcgatgccagaTGTTGAGGACATTGTTTGAAGCTTTGGAGGTGAAAACAGTAGATGAATGTTTGTGTGATGAGTATCTTTTGGAGTGTATAATGATGAAGACTGCTGTGCTTTGTAGCTGTTGTTTTTGGGAGTATATGGTTTGATGAATTGAGATTGTTTAAAGGACCTAGCTAgtatatatagagagagagagagagagagaccgACCATATACCTAGGCAGGTATTGAACGTCAAATTGCAAAGGATCATGGTCTCGCCAAGTCTAACAATCCTTCGGACTTCCGACGTCCAATCCAATGTCCAGACAGTAAATCAGCCTTGTGGCGAGTCAGCCGCTTCTCCAAGCTAGCTAAAGCCAACGTCAAAGTTGGCCCGATGGCTATGGAGTTAGCCGCTGCTGCAAGTCAGCCGCCTAAGGTAGATACAATTTAGATTAACTTTGAGGGAGATGATTAATACTATGATTTATAAGATGgttgttcttttttcctaattgttcctttttctcttacGAGTTGATATCTAAAGTGAgggtttttaattttttttaattttatacaAGTAAATGTTCTTCGCTTTGCTTTCAGCAGCTTGGTGAGCCCGTCTCGGCCGGGACATCTGCCCCACTCGGCCGAGTGAGGTGGATCGGAGCTGAATCAGGCCGCCTCGAACCGAGGAAACCAGTGAGGTTGAAGGGGCTGAGACTGAAGGATTcatgcaagaaaaaaagaagaatgagtTTTTCAGGTTCAGGGGGAATATCGTTCGTATCTCCGACGGATTTGAGAGAGCGTTGGGCGTCAATGAAGCGATTGGGGGATAACAGGCCGaatgctgcctttggctgcGTTGGTACGCCGTACAGTAGCATTTTGTAAACTTGGGATATTCTTCTGGATTCCTGGAAACTCTGTTCCTTTCATGCTTTATTGAAGCCTATCTCTATGGTAAAAATGAGTAAAAGATGATTATCAGGCTCCCGCCACGGGCGCTATTAATTGCTTGTAGAAGAATGCGCCATCCTTCAACGATCCATCAGTCGGCGAGATGCCATAGTTGGGAACCGTTCCCATCTAGGAAAATATACACAAATTTAGTTAATTGGAAAGACTAGATGCGTCATTAGGACCATGGAGAGGAATTACCAAAGTATAGCCTCGGCGAGGATACAAGTATTTTTCGGCTGTTGAGCCAATGTCTGTAGACAGCAGCTGTAAAGGCACATGTAAGATTCAACAGCCAACAAAGATAAGATCCGACCTTTTAACTTACCAACAGTGttcttttctcgtcttttGCAATTTCTTCCAGTTCATCAATCAGTTTGCTTGCCAACCCTCTACGGCGGTACTTTGGCGACACCATCAGCATCTCCAAATCACCCCGGAAGGGGCCCGTATCTGCTTCCGTCATGCCCAACTCCACAATACCGGCAATGTCAGTTTCTTGCTTGCCGTCCGAAGATGCCAATGCAATCAATGTGATTCTATGACCGGTAGAAATTTGGGAAAGGCGAGCTTTCCAGAAAGTTTCCATTTTCTGACGCTTTTCGAGAGTGAATGGCGGGTGGAAGCGTAGCAGGGCACCGTCAGACTCGATGCAGTCAATGTGCATTTGGAGAATGGCGGGGAGGAATTTGCCATGCTCTGAGGGGGAAAATCGAACAATGTTGATTGGTTCCATGATGGAAACGGTGATTAATTCACGTCTACCAATAAAGCAGAaagtatgtacaagtaaaatGAAGGGAAGAAGTCAAGACAGAAGCGACGTTTAAAGGATGCGGAGTTGTCAACTGGGCGATGAGACTATCCACAAATCGCGAGGAATACGGGACGGGACGCTTTGCCGGATCAGTAGTCCGTGAACGCGCGTAACAAAAGTTCACGAAAGCATCAAACAGAAAATAATACGTCATTGTGAGTTTAGGTATCAAGATGGGATTATACTGCCCTCAATGATTAAGCTAGACCGGGTACTGTTAGAGGCGTTGACGAATCACCATGGGCTTCTTGAAACTATTCTTGTGGTGAAGAAAGAGCTGCTATAGTGTATCGGCATTTGCTAGGATTGGCTGCATTAAGTTCAAATACAAAAAATCAATTATTATCTTGACTGTGCCAGATTCACTTGTCATGAAGAATGACAAGGTAATAATAGCAGCTGTATACTCTTTAACCACTTCCAAGCAATCAACTTGTGAATGTTACGAGTCTGTAAGCGCGGGGGATTAAATGAGTATGTAAGCGAAGATTACTACGCATATATTATCCACTTAAATATGGATGAGAGAGTGGGGTTTTGCGCTAGCTATTCTCTCTCTAGCGTTTTAGAGctcagcaaaagaaaaaagaaaaaaattatcTCCAGGGGAGGATTTGAACCGCCGACTTTTCGGTGAGATGTAACCATTACAGCCGAATGTCATAACCAACTAGACCACCCGGAGTGTCTCTTTGTTGTAAGACATATTAACGCATCAACTTATAAGGGAAAGAATTGTGTTTTCGTGCATACAAAATACGCAGCAAGATTTGGAGAGACTCGGGAGGCTTCAAGCGCTTCTTATAGAACCTCTAGCTCAACACTTTAATTCTGGCCCACCCCTTAGTTGCCGACTAGCCATCGTGGCTTCATTTAGTACGAGCTAGAGCTGGCGCTTGTCCAGACTAATTACTCAAGCGAGAGGACCAACAACAATTAGACCCGTCCTAGTTCTCCGACGGCGAATATCGAGGCCGTTGGACTGGTTTGATTGGCATTCACTGGCTGCTAAGTGTATAGACTAATGTTGCGGACGTCTAAACTATCTTGGGCAGTATTTTATAGCAGTGAGGTCGAGTTTCTACAATACATCGTATGAGCCCGGCTGTTATTGTCAGCGAGTGGTTCGACAGTTGAATGATCGGATTTCATCGCGCAAGTCAGCAAACTTGCAACAGGAAAATCATCGCGTGGCTCGCTACCAAAGACACGCGATCGGCTTTGTCGGGACGCACCTGATTGGCTTACCGGAAGATGCTTGATCCATTCTGCCATCCTTCAGGTCTCACCAGTGCGAGCAGTGTCTTAGTCAGCGATGCACAAGAGCAGCTGCCACTGTACAGATAGCTACCCTGGATTGAATAGAAATAAAGAAGGAAACCGCCGAAATTGTCTTTACAAGCAATGCAAATAATCTAGTCGTGCtttcatatatatattgcCATATACTAAAACGCCACTTCAATTGCATGTCTTATACGCAGGCTGGAACCAATTTGCAAAGTCGTGAGACCTTTTCTCTGGGCTTAGAACTTAATTTCCTCTGTTTTATTGGAAAGTGTCACTACTACATGCATACTGTAAGACAATTGTGGAACATATTTAGCACATCTGTACACATAGTCTTAGTCCTTTGCCATCTGAATGGTTGATACCGGCATACTCATAATACTCTTTGCTCAAGGCCTCCAAGATATACACGTTGCGTGCAAGAGTTTACCGTCAGGAAATTCTACTCAATCTTGAGCAAAGCTCTTATGCTACAGGTGGATACCCTTCTCTCTGATCTCGGCCCCGTAATTAAATAGAGAGCAAATTGCCGAGGCTTCTCCATAAGGGAAAGCGGCAAGACAACATTGAAGAGCTGAACAGCCCCTGGTCGCTTTGACGCcgtggagaagctggagacaTGGGTTCCGTATCAACGCGTCGAAATAGAGACGAgatcttctcatcttccgcCATCCGGGGGGCATATCCGCCAAGTTTCGGGCAAGCTCAGCTCTGCTCTAGTATCTGTTGTGTCACAACAAAAAGGCGGCCCGTGGATCGCCCAGCAAATCAAGTGGCTGCGCGGATATATCTTGTTGGAGTGTGGCGCCGGCAGCGGTGAGCAATTGGAGAAATGAAGACACTGGCTCAGCTGCGCGATTGGATCGTCCCTTGGCGGTATCGCCGTGTATACGGATCATACCACGATGATTGCTAGCCATCTATGGCTTTCTAGCGTGTTGCCAATGCGTCTTGCCCAGCAGTACTTGATAGGCTTCTCATTACATGTATTCGTCTGTGCATCGACAGAGTGTAACAGAGTTTGCTGTGTCTCTGCCGTGGACACACGTGATACCGTCCATCATTTCAGCCACGTAGGGTCGACTGAGACATCCTAACTTGgatgggagaagacgacAAAGCCGAGGAGACCTGCGGGCTCTGGATCGCCGTCTGGATGTTTGTATAAGGAACGAGGTGGCCCCGTGGCTCTCGGTGCTTGCTGAAGCATCACTGGCAATGCAGCTCTTGTAGAGTCGAATGCTGTAGCTGTCTGATATGTGGCATCTTGTTCGGATACTAGCTGCGTCGCGCCTTTGGTTCAGCGATGGCAATCCCCTTGAAGCCACTCGAGGTGGCCAGGGATCCTCATCTCGTCTGATTGTTGATCACCATGGGTTTCTCGACATCACAGAGGTGCATTCAACAAACACAATGGCTCTGGATGCAAATGGGGCAACTATTTGGgtgaagaagcgagagatgGATGGCGGCTTTACTTGTCCATCATTGCAAAACAGCTCATACCCACTGAATCTGTCTCTTCAAattgacgacgatggcggcagTTTCACACTTGGCCTTGTTAAAGTGCCGGATATAATCACAGGTTTGTTGATTCCTCGGATTCTGAGCATAGCTAGATGCCTGCATATGCATGCTTGCAACGTAGCTTACTGTGAACAGCTTGTTATAGTGTTTCGAAGCAAGTGTCCGGTCTCTTGAAGCCTTTGCCCGACATCTCTACCGAGGATGTGGCGTTTATT is a window from the Trichoderma atroviride chromosome 5, complete sequence genome containing:
- a CDS encoding uncharacterized protein (BUSCO:EOG092D3Z6V); amino-acid sequence: MVVLAASVCTRGGKAVLSRQFREMPRSRIEALLASFPKLADSGTQHTIVEQDNVRFVYQPLDELYMVLITNRQSNILQDIDSLHLFAQVVTSTCRTLDEREIVRNAYELLSAFDELVTLGYRENLTISQIRTFLEMESHEERIQEIIARNKELEATEERKRKAKQLEMQRKESARSGRPAAPRTPAYPTYTPPSQPSASAFDSYEAEKNKTFNKPSMLKAKGMQLGKKSKNTDIFEKVRGDLGAGADDAPLITPTPAAAAEPEARMSSTLDRDAIHVTISETISAKLSREGAVNSISVNGDLTLRVSDPSLTKLKLGLHAVPSHGAQFRPHPNVDRNLFNNSKVLQMSNAARGFPINQGVGLLRWRASPKADDASACPITFTVWINKDSDKYNITVEYELTGGDALRDVSVIIPYQGSEPIVSSFDAAYEVSGDSLEWNIGSVDDENPNGSFEFEAESNDENDFFPMTVRFNKTTPFVDVDVTSVSLLDENEEVTFSKDVKSAADNYLIE
- a CDS encoding uncharacterized protein (EggNog:ENOG41), with protein sequence MVREAGIPVEFQKKFDHVVSESSTSVTWAFADGSTASAKLLVGADGIHSRVRKHLYPDLTPKFTNMIGVSAAVPRAQLRAEPDYPLPVTIMSPKHGAFVIAPQLADGSEVFIGKPKRLQEEYDRAGWDELLNNKTWCVDFLREGSADFPPIVANAVSNIPLKGINLWPFYVVPKLDNWARGRVVILGDAAHAIPPTAGQGVNQAFEDVYTFAGIVAKVQQKKQSEDDKEDAVRIGKALKNWQLGRQARVDRVLDLNDKVNKRRLPDAVKAGNFEPFDMDWLYDVDFDQMIAEWAN
- a CDS encoding uncharacterized protein (EggNog:ENOG41), which produces MEPINIVRFSPSEHGKFLPAILQMHIDCIESDGALLRFHPPFTLEKRQKMETFWKARLSQISTGHRITLIALASSDGKQETDIAGIVELGMTEADTGPFRGDLEMLMVSPKYRRRGLASKLIDELEEIAKDEKRTLLLLSTDIGSTAEKYLYPRRGYTLMGTVPNYGISPTDGSLKDGAFFYKQLIAPVAGA